AAGAGACAGCATGAATTCGAGCTTCAAAGTAATTGCATCTTCTAATATCTCCTCTGTGTTTATATTTTACATAGCTCTTTGAATTTGTAGTTACCGTTTTTGTTTTTCTGGTTAATTGTAGAGGAGAAGGaactgaaagaaaagaaagagaagaagctaCTAGCAAAGAAGAATAAGATGAAAGTGAGTGTCTtctgttttgatttttttttttttttttttttttttttgggtccgCTGAGATGCTgaggaaagaaaaatattgaagCTTTTTTGGACTCTGCTTTTATCTTCCAGGAATTCACGTTAATTAAGCATGTTAGTGGAAATTTTAGGATTGAAGATGTTGATTCATTGTTTTGGCTTATGAGTTCCAATAATGAAAATTGAGTAATGGTGATTAGTTTCAAAAGGGAAATTTGGTTGCTTGAAATCGCATGAAATTATAATTATCATTCTAATTTCCAGGCGTATTTTTGTTTTAAGGTTGACAGTAAGAACAATACAAAGAAGGGTTCAAGTGGATTTTCgctaaagaagaaaaagttgaagACCAAATTGACTGCATTGACAAAAGCAAAAGCTGCCCAGGCTATGGAAGTCGACAAATGACAAATGAAGTTCAAATTTTGATGTCATAGGTTTGTGTTGATATGCTGGTCAATTCATTGCTGCTGAATTCACAGCTTTTTGTAAGTTGTAACTTAGACAGGAAGTTTTTGTCTAGCACTTCCTATGCTATTCACTATTCAAATGGTTGTCCTTGATCAATTTGCTTATGAAGATAAACTTTTGCGGTTGCTGGAAAATTCTAACTTTGAGACTTTTTATGTCTTCATGGAAGTGACTATCGGCACTAGACCATTTAGGtgtgaaataaattttttttattggatgCATGTGCAAAGCATCAATGGAATGTAGGACGAAAATGAGTAAATGACTATGATTTTGCTTCCTTTGGCCCATAAATTCTGTGAGGAGAAGATATACTTTCAGCCAATAAAAGTAAACTGCTCAATTAAAACTTGGGTTGGTTTACTAGATTCTGTTCAACTTTGTTTTTATTGCATGCTTGCAACATATCAGGAGAAGTTTTTGAATACTTCCTCAAGCTTTGAACGCCTTTGATCTTTCATTCACTTTGTAGGAAAAGTATATCTCTCATGTAGCAAAGTCAATATTGTGAAATATGTTTTGCAAAGTAGTGTTTTTATGCAGAAATTACATTTTATCAAATATATTGCTTAGCAGTATTTATACACAGCTTTATGGGCGATCTTGAATTCTGGGAGGCTGTTGCAGGTGCATGTATTTGCGCAAGCTATATGTTTGGAAGAAGGATTAGTGCATTGTTGTGATGATTGACATTACATGTATGTTATCtgcaaaactttgaaagatacttaatccttccttttcttcaggAGAGTCCATGGCAAATTCCTGCATCAGATAAGTAACATGTACCGTGTGTTTTAGAAAATCATGTGCAAGACCAGACCATGAAAGCTAACAAGAACTTTGCTGAGAGTCCTCTTGCAATTAACAAGAAATAGTCCGAGTCCTAATGAGATTGGTATTGCTAAACTACTTGATTAATGTGCTAGgagaaattaaaatatgtttCCTTTAACAAGTTGTGAGGATCACAATTTCATTCGTGCTGTATTGACTTTGGTTAAATGAGAAGATTCTTTTGTTGAGAGGTGTTGTGAGATGAGGAGTTGAAGAACCATGCATGATCAGATTATGCTGAAAGAGTTCATACTTCATTCCCAGAATGAACACTGTCCGTTGGTCTTATTCAGATTAACCTGCTTAATCAAACTGTTCCTTATAAACAATTTATTAGGACTGAGATAGAAAAATCACCTCTGCAAATATTGACACGATAAATTTCTCAGCAGGAAGGCTCATTTGTTTGTTTTGCTTAGCATAGAAGAACAGCACAAATGGGTCGGGCTAGGCCATGAGGATTATACAGGCTGAGGCCGAAGAAGGTTGCCATCTTTTTCGGAGTTTGTCACTTTCATCCACTTGATGTCAAGCTTATATGGATGTGGTGCATATTTATGATCCTATATGCAATTGGCATAGTATCTTACTGGGGACCATTCTGTATCCGGATCTCATATCCTAGTAACCCAATCCATTTATTTACCTTACTAGTAGATGGAAAAAGACATGATTTTCtttattcaaaaatatttttttcttaaaaaataatttacaagaAATTATTAGATATGCTTATTTTCCTTTATAAATGAGAGATTACCCACCTCAAATTAAATATCTAGTGATTGATGATATTTTGAAGGGTGACTTCACAGCTTATTTTAGGAAAAATTGAAAGACATGGATAGAGTTTCAAACAAAGAAACAAGTTAGAGTTTCTTAgtcaaaataaaacttgttttgaTTCTTAAAAAACACAGTTACACCTCAACAAATATAGGTTGAGGGTTGTTCCACCAACCAACATCATCTTAGGTCTTCAAATTTTGTGTCTTtttcttgtatttttattattccttTCCCACTTTCTTAGTGTTGATGTCAAAATGAAACCATTCTTTCTGAAGCTTTTCTGAACCCAATCAAAACCTTAACTGTTTTTTCCACATGGTTTGATTTTCAGTAGATTTGTCAATCACCATAGAGCGTGGTGGCTTATTGGTAAACCTTGAATGTTGAATGCATTTAATTTGGGTCCGACTCTTAGTCATGTGTTGAGATTTAAATCGTCCATAGTTGATGAGTGAGTGAAATTCCAGAGTGGGTTCCATGGATGATTATTGTTTGCAGGCCTGGTCAAATTTTGCCACTATTGCTCTCATGGGTTTTGAGAAATCAGTTTCTAAATGCATtgtatttcatttttattttttattttttatttttactgttaCAAAGTAGAGTGTAAATTTAGCATTGATTTTTACATCAGAGGTTCATTTATCCCATCATCAGACATAACTTGTTTAAGGCCTTAATGAATGATAATTAGCCCAACAAGATTTTGCTTTACTCATAAAACAAAGTGGTCATACCTCTTTAATTACAAAAGTTTTGTAGCTAATTGAGATAGATCATTCAATGTCAAATGAGTAGGAAAGGTTCTGTCACTAATAATGAAacttaatttttctataaaaaaattaataagaatttaatttaatttttttatttaaaataaaattttaatttttaaagaaaataaatttatattatataattttataacatatttttttttgGGCAAAATCTAATAAGAAATTACCCAGCCTTTGtcttctttaaatttatattgatttAAATGTATATCtccttttaaataataataataatatagaaaagaaTCTGATTCCATTTAAAGACACTTGTCACTATAGAGCAGTGATGAGCACCAGAAAACCACTTGTGATTTAGTTCAAAGTTGAAccaattgggtagtcataactCCTGCAAGGTCGCCATCACAGCAGAAAAAATGTGCTTcatgatttaataaaaataaaaaaacatttttttttttttaaaaaaagaagaagaagcatgATTTAGGGGTTATTGATTCCATGTATTGCATCTTAGAATAGTAAAGGTCTTTTATTAGAGATTTATTCTTTTCGTtaatgtttataaaaaaaagaaaaaaaaaaaactcttattAAAACTGTTATTTCTATGTTGAATAGTAGAGAATTGAGATTTGGGAATAGAAATTGAAAAAGACCCTCttggaaaataatatttatttaaaataataaaaaggcagACCAAGATTGCATCGGCTTTGTTGTCAAGTGTCATAAGATGCATagacaataataaaatattacaacaAAGGTACCTCCAATTTTTTTAGAGAATGTCTGCCCAAAgcaactttaaaaataaaaaaaaattatctaaaatctattaaaataataaacctTAAcagtattattttataaaatcaactcTTTTTTTCTCGAAAAAGAAAACCTAGAACCTtccatattataataataatttattcctGTTCTTACAAAGTCAACGTTGACTCTCttataatacaaaaataaaagagatactttatttttcattaatcaaTGTACAATGTGGTGTGGTGTACGAGAGCTCCATTTAAAATTCTGTCAGAAAGATGAaatgttaatttaaatttaaattttgaaatattttaaataaaatcgagAAATAAATTATTCTTCCTTGCTATGATAATGATGGTCTATTATACAcccttttaaataataaaattgataaaaaaaaagaattaaatttaatttatgtaaaattttttattttaaataatggaTTATTACTTTATGgctttaaaaagttaaattaaaatctGAAGAATATCTTTAAGTTGTCatacaatattttattttataataaaatttatgtttttcaACTATTTCTTAAATGAAAAACGTTGATTCTTCTATAATCAAATTATCTACGACTTttcaataactaaaattaaataattatttaaaaatatttatttaaaataataaaaagtaaaccatattattatcataatactttaatttttcaaagtcatgaaattttaagtttaaaaaaCTATTTCAATTACTgaagtttataattttttttctcattttcacgAAAATAAAAACTAACGTCTTAtcgaaaaaaaaagagagttaaTTTCCGGTTTCCACGTGCACTTATCCTCTTGGCTTTCAGAATACTTTTATTATTacgttaaaattaaagtatattttttaaaaaataataattgaataattaggtcaaatataaattaattgacgTGGGTGACAGTAGAAGAGGGGACGGGTGGGTGAGATTAGCAGGTGAAGTTATAGATATTTTAGGTGGGATGGGCATGGGCAGAGTTTAGTGGTAACAGAGAAAAGTCACATGCAAACAAAGCTTACCGTCCCTTGCCTCTGGGCCCCTCTCCCTCCTCTTCTTCCTACTTGCTTCCTTGGCGCGTGCTACATCGACCATTTTGGATCTTGCATCAGAATTTGTAATTCAAGTTTTTCTTGGGGAGATTTACATTTTGTTCCTTATGGCATAACACTAATAACACTTTcatccttaagttttaaaaattaaactatttcatCCCTCACTTTTGTTTCCTTAAAATTGGAGGCCTTATATCATTATGTCTcaatatatttgaaatattttggtCTGTCAAAATATCTTTATctgcaaattttaattttttaattttataatagtgataaattaataattttttacaaaattcagGGGTGTAATTGTATATTTCAAgaataaaatgtttttttttcaaataaataatctCCATTGGGCTCAATTATTTGCGTGAGAATCTAGAGAAAGGAAGGAGCGAGTTTCACGCGCCATAGTCGAGGCTGCAAGGGTTGTGGTATAAGCGAGCTGATATAGAAAAGACCGGCCGTATTTCATTgaatatgaaaaagaaaagaagaaaaaaaaaagagaaattcagTATTATCCAAAGAAGAAGCTCTTTTTTCTGTTCAAGCTTTTGTTTGTTTCTAAACCTCTCTGCTCTCTCACTCTGTGTGCCGTGAGTGATGATGATTTgctagagagagaaagagagagataaaGCTTTCAggctttctttattttatttattttttatgtgaaaCACCATGGAGATAGATAGACTGAGATAAGCAGCTTTAGTGTTCTACAGAGAgaattaaaatagataaaaaagaaagagaaaggtcTGCCTTAGAAATATGCATCCGATAAGGACTTGTGTCAAAAGagattattttttctatttcctttttttttaagtagCAAGTAATTACTTTCAACCGCATTCTGCCActtcctctctttctctctgtgTGTACCTTCTCCGTTTTTCCCTTGATTCCAGCAAAGCTGTACCTGTACTGCCTTTATTTCTCTCTTCACGTCTCTTTTCAAGCCTCCccatttgtttctttttttttcttgatctaCAGAGTGTATGAGAAGGACTTTTGAAAAGTGTTCGACTTTTAACACTCTTCAGAGTTTTAGCTTTCTAGCTTCAAGCTTGTTgtttagagagagagatagCTACTTCATTCAAGTATGAACTTGGTTAATGTTTTTTGAGAACTGGGGTTTGAAATTTTAGCTGTCACTCAAAATTTTGGTTTTAATTTGTGTTGTTCTTGAAGTATTGGCGTTGGCTTGGAAGATGCTTTGTGTTTAAGGTTTATGAGTGATGGGTTGGTGAGATTGTGCAATTTTCAAGCCTGCCTT
The sequence above is a segment of the Manihot esculenta cultivar AM560-2 chromosome 5, M.esculenta_v8, whole genome shotgun sequence genome. Coding sequences within it:
- the LOC110614887 gene encoding uncharacterized protein LOC110614887, producing the protein MSKKNNLARRKRQHEFELQKEKELKEKKEKKLLAKKNKMKVDSKNNTKKGSSGFSLKKKKLKTKLTALTKAKAAQAMEVDK